CCTTCAGTGTATATATGGCCATTCTACAACATTGAAGTAAATTGTAACTTAACTGTAGTTGGCCTTTGTAAGTCTTATCTGAAGAACAAAAATGGACAGTTTTGTAACAGACAAACTTTGCCATTGTGAAGACAATAGTTCTGCATTACAGTGTGTAATTGCCATATAACAGTAGTTCTACATATAGTGCGTAATTTCCATATAAAATTACTCATTCCAAATTGCATTATAGTAATACACTAGGACCATCCAGAGTGCTTTTTATTTATTGGTGATTGTTACCCTGGAAAGAAAGGGGCATGCTATTTTCTTTGAAAATATTGCCTGCTCACTTGCATGTTTTTGCCCCTTGTGCAGCTTGGCATTGATACTGCCCCAGTGCTTATTGGACCAGTCTCCTACTTGTTGCTCTCTAAACCTGCCAAGGGTGTGGAGAAATCGTTCTCTCTTCTTTCACTTCTTGGTAGCATCCTTCCCATCTACAAGTAAGCATCCACATTAAAAAGGCTAACTTTTTTTTCCAACGAACCTCTTTAGTTGATAATGTGGTATATTCTAAAATGCAGGGAGGTTGTCATTGAGCTGAAGGCAGCCGGTGCTTCATGGATTCAATTTGATGAGCCTACCCTTGTTAAGGACCTTGATGCTCACGAATTGGCTGCATTCGCTTCAGCATATGCTGAACTAGAGTTAGCACTCTCTGGATTGAATGTGCTTATCGAGACATACTTTGCAGATATTCCTGCGGAATCCTACAAGTATGATTTCAAGTATTAATACATTGTCTTCTTCACCATGATGTCCTTTCAAAGTAATTTTGTTGACAAAGAAAACACTAACACTCTTCTTTTGCAAATGCAGAACCCTCACATCCTTGAGTGGTGTGACTGCTTATGGTTTCGATCTTATCCGTGGGGCAAAGACACTTGATCTTATTAGGAGCAGCTTTCCCTCTGGAAAATACCTTTTTGCTGGAGTTGTAGATGGGCGGAACATTTGGGCTGATGATCTTGCTGCCTCTCTCAGCACTCTTCAGTCTCTTGAGGCTGTTGCTGGCAAGGGTAAGTAGTGAAAGATATATTGTTGTTATCTCTCTTTCATATACGACATAAGTTATTCAATAACCATGTACATGATGGTCAGACAAGCTTGTGGTGTCAACCTCCTGCTCGCTGATGCACACTGCTGTTGATCTTGTTAACGAGGCTAAGCTCGATGATGAGATCAAATCATGGCTCGCATTTGCTGCCCAGAAGGTGGTTGAGGTTAATGCCCTTGCCAAGGCTTTGGCAGGTCAAAAGGACGAGGTTTGACACTGTTCTTTACCCTTCGTTCTTCTGAGTCCTTTTAACTTTAGCAGAGTAATTTTCCCATTCTGTatctaaaattatttttttatttgtaatATAATATTGACATGTTTGTATATAGGCTTACTTTGCAGCCAATGTTGCTGCTCTGGCCTCAAGGAAGTCATCACCTAGAGTGACAAATGAGGAGGTCCAGAAGGTGGTAAGTAACAGAGCCTTACTCAATGAATGCTGCTTTGGATGTTAGTGCACATTAATTCTAAAGCTGAAATACATTTCTTACAGGTAGCTGCTTTGAAGGGCTCTGACCACCGCCGTGCTACCAATGTTTCTGCTAGATTAGATGCTCAGCAGAAAAAGCTCAACCTTGCTGTCCTTCCAACAACTACAATTGGTTCATTCCCTCAGACTATGGAGCTCAGGAGGGTCCGCCGTGAGTACAAGGCAAAGAAGTAAGCGCCTCCAGAGATATTATTATTGTCAtgtcttcattttttttttggttgttGAAATGAAATGTGATGTTGGAGGATCTCTGAGGAGGAATACGTCAGTGCCATCAAGGAAGAAATCAGCAAGGTTGTCAAGATCCAAGAGGAGCTTGACATCGATGTGCTTGTGCATGGAGAGCCTGAGGTGAGTATTCTTTAGTACTAATATTGTTCATTGTAGGTATTTACATTAGCTTTTTTTTCTCAATGGACCACAATATTTTGATGTATTACTTTGCTATAAGATGCAACATTTACTTATTATGTATTTACAGAGGAATGACATGGTTGAGTACTTTGGTGAGCAATTGTCTGGTTTTGCATTCACTGACAACGGATGGGTGCAATCTTATGGATCACGTTGTGTGAAGCCACCCATTATCTATGGTGATGTCGGCCGCCCCAACCCCATGACTGTCTTCTGGTCCAAGATGGCACAAAGCATGACCTCTCGCCCAATGAAGGGAATGTTGACTGGCCCGGCCACAATCCTCAACTGGTCATTTGTCAGGAACGACCAGCCGAGGTTCGTTATTTCTTACATTCTAGTTCCAAATATTGTTTTGCTCTTTTGCTCCTTCATTTGGAATTGAGTAATTATTTATGTTTTTTTGGTGTACAGGTTTGAGACATGCTACCAAATAGCTCTTGCAATCAAAAAGGAGGTTGAGGATCTTGAGGCTGCTGGTATTCAGGTTTGTATCTTATACTAATATAAGTTGGTTCTCTAGTTCTTATTTTATCAATATGTCCATGTGCTACAACACATTTCTTGCACTTTGCCGGTGATCCAGATCGATGAGGCGGCTCTAAGGGAGGGCTTGCCCCTGCGCAAGTCAGAGCATGCATTCTACCTGGACTGGGCTGTCCACTCTTTCAGAATCACCAACTGTGGGGTCCAGGACACCACTCAGGTAACCATCTTTCAATGTTGTGGGATATCTGGATTTTTTTGTTAGTGTTGCTCCTGATGGTCATTTTTCTTGGATAGATCCACACACACATGTGCTACTCCAACTTCAACGATATCATCCACTCCATCATCGACATGGATGCCGATGTTATCACCATCGAGAATTCTCGTtctgatgaaaagctcctctcCGTATTCCATGAGGGTGTGAAGTACGGTGCTGGCATCGGCCCAGGTGTCTATGACATCCACTCTCCTAGGATCCCCACCACCGAGGAGATCGCTGACCGCATTAACAAGATGCTTGCTGTGCTTGACACCAACATCCTATGGGTGAACCCTGACTGTGGTCTCAAGACCCGCAAGTACACGGAGGTGAAGCCCGCCCTGACCAACATGGTTTCTGCCACCAAGCTCATCCGCACCCAGCTTGCCAGCGCGAAATGAGTTGTTTGTTAGCTCCACGGTTTGTTGAACACAGCCAATAGGGCCAATTGTTCCATGGCTAGGTTAGTCTCATTGGTATGATATGTTGTTATAGTTGTATTCTAAGTTTGGTGTGTCTTCTTTTATGTTGTTTTCAGGCATGTGAGCTTTGGGTGTAAACAGAAATGAAATATGCTGTCCTCAAATTGCATCACCAGCTACTTTGCCACCTTTCATTTTTCCTTTATAGGAGCATTGCCATGTTGTTGCATTTGCACATGATACATTTAAACAAAACTGTTGCACACTCTTCACAGCAACACAATGTGCAGGATAGTGGCCCCAACACCCACCAATGCGAGGACGAGAACGAAGCCAAGATCATGGAGAACTCTGATCTTCTCCCACCATCTCTTGCTCTCACCCTTGCCATCATCGTCATCATTGTTCTTGGCGGCAGTTTCATTTACATCGTCGTCACTTCTTGGTAAATTTTGTATGGACATCGCCTAATAATTTTAGTAGCCGGACAGGGTAACCGCCGCGATAACAAACCCATGCGTGGCCATGAGGAGTGCAGTGTAACTAGCCGGAATCCGCTCACCGGAGCGCGCCCCGCTGACGATCTCGGTGATCCCTAGCTGGCTGCATCGCAACGTGGCGACGGGAGGATCGCGCCCACTCGTGCGGCGAATCGGTGAAGAGATATGGTGCGTTTGAACGTCTACGTTTGAATGCCAGCAGGAACGCCAAGTGTTGCCTTGATAGGATTCAGAACTTCAGAGCTTGGCCGCACATGCTGTGTGTTCTGTCTGATGGCGTGAATGTTGGAGGCAGTGCCTGGCATGGCGACCATATGAGTTTTACTAGTCGAATGGCTACATTTGTCAGACATTGCTCGAGATTTTAGTCTGGGACATGCTCTGCAGCAAGATATGAGCACGTCAGGCTCTGCTGCAGTCATGTCAGGTCGAGGTTGGATTGGCTTAGCTTGATCATACTTGTAGCCACGTCACTACGCCAGGCTTAGAATTTGATCCAGAACAACAGGGCTGTGCTCTAATATATGATTATTATGAACTAAAGTTTGGACATTCTTGACACAAACGCTAGTCTTCAAGCTAGGATGATCTGGCCTTGTATTCTGCCCCTGTATATAGACGAAAAACCGCATTGGAAACACCTGTctacatttttcaaaaaaaaaactatcggTGGTAATTGAGCATGTAAATCACGACCAATGCTGCCGCTAGAGGAATCAATTAGAGGTGATGGTTATGTGGAGTTATCAGCATCAGCAACACATGCATGACAACAAGCGACGACAGCATGGTTCTAAAAGAAACACTTCTTTGTTTATTACCGGTAAAGAGTTGCGCAATCGATCAGTGTTTTTTTAACTCCCAATCGACAGAGTTATTACAGAGACAAGAAgaataccaaaaaaaaaaattgccctCTTCAACCAATTCCTACTCATCTACTTGCTCCTAAACAATCCGTACAAGAAGTCAAGAACTCCTGCTGGTTACAATGTCCGTGCCTTCCCCATTTGCCCTCACGGCCATCGCCTTTACGCAGAgcacgggaggaggaggaggacgcctcTACTCTCCGATGCCCCAGCGCTTGCTGCGGCCTGTCCGCCCGCGCACGGTCTTCCCGGCAGCGCCAGCCGTACGAGTCGCTTTCGTCTTTCTCCCGCGCGCTAGCTGCCGCTGCCGACTTGCTTGTTTATGCGTGCGCTCGCAGTCTTGCACAGTTCGAACGAATCACCAGCAGCTCGCCGATGGACGGTGGGTCATCACCAGACGAGCTTCTCGACGGCCATCCCCTGCAGCAGCGGCCGCGcgtcgccgcgcccgcgccgcgagACGGCCGGCCCGCAGCAGCACGAGGAGGCCGGTGAGGCCGAGGACACGCGGTGGAGGACGTCGAGGAAGTGGTCCTCGTCGCAGGGGAGCGCGATGGGGCCGGACGCGGCCGGGAAGCCGTactcctcctccgcctgccgcAGCAGCTCCAGGAACGCCGGGTGGGTGAGGTGCGCCAGCCGCACCACGAACCGCCTCGGCCCCGTCGAGccttcgccttcgccgccgccggtgcccccCACGCACACCGCCACGTGGCCCGCCGGCACCGTGGCGTCTCCATTATTCTTGCCGGAGCGCGAGGaggcggcccgcgcggcggcggtgcgggagcgggaccgccaccgccgcacggcGCGGCGCAGGCAGACGAGCGACGGGATCGTGATGGCGACCCTGCACATGGTTGCTTGACTGCGTGCGCGACTTCGGCCGGCGATGGGTCGAGTGGTTTTGCTGCTTTGCCTTGGGACTTGCTTGCAATGCAACCTTGTGGAGTTGGGCGGGGATGGGTTATAGAGCTCGAGCTGGGCATCGGCCACTGGAGTTGGCGGAAATTGCAGGGATGGCATGGGATCGGGGTGCGTAGTTCTGGGCGTTTGGGGTCGGTCGTGCCGTGCGTGCACCGGACCGGCCGGGACACCGTCAGCATACGTGGTGCCCCGTCTCCAGCCGAGGGGCGGGCCTTGGGTCTCTGCTCCAACCGGCCATGAGTCTTGCGCGCCTGTCCCCTGACCCCTGCAGTGCACCGAACGCCAAGAGCACTCCCAAATCCAGGCAATCCCCGTCACGATGAAGTTCAGACTTGTGGCAACGCATGATAGAATGCGAATTCAGGCATGCCCCATGCGTTCCGTGCAGATGCTGCGCCAGGCCAGGTGATGCCGACTAGCCGGCTCAGGTGCATGTGATCCTTCTATCGTAGCTGGAGTTCAAGCCTACGGCGGCTGTCGCATCTGAGAGACAGACCGTTGGGGCATCGCCATCAACACGTTCATGTACTGACCCCTTTTGTCATCGACCCGGAGCCAACAGATTGCAAGAAACCAGCGTGAGCCAGGTCGTTCAGCGCTCGCGGTTTCCGGGGGGCACAGGCATGATCGCCCACTCTCTCGGAGTTCCCAAGTTGGAAACACTGCTATGGCAGCAGTGTAACACTCAGCTATTAATTCACTACAATTAAACTAATTAAGGTCATTAGTTTCGAACCTAAataataaaccataagttagcattttttttatcagtctggcccgaccggtctgaccggtaggggcgaccggtctgaccggtggacgCTGGGCCAACCATTTTTTTTTGAGCCCACATCATTTAAACCACTCTTTTCTCTCCCCCAACAACTCACTCATCCTCCCCAGCTCTCTCACTCACCTTCCCCGAGCTCACCCCTCTCCCCAAGCCTTAGAGTCCCAAATCTTCACCCCAACTTGATTCCAAGGCCGAGAAAAAGATCAAATCGGCGTGGGATGTGTTCCTCTCCACGATTCCCTCCCTGGGGTGCATGGGATTCAAGTTCTTGTGAACAAAGGAGCTCACTCAAGGTATAAATGCTTGTGTTGGCCGATCTCCTTTTCTAGATAGTTTTAGGTGATTTCCTCTGGTCAAAAACCTCTAAAGGTATACCTGAACTAGTGCTTAGAAGGGTTTAAGGATTtgtgggcgattttcgccgcgccaaggaTTCCAGCTTTTGGTCtgggttggaccggtctgaccggtcggagggactggtctgaccggtaggggtccggacagtccggccatgtgttcggatactccgggtttgtggtAGTCTGGACATTTCGGGTTTAGGTCCGGATTctccggacttgggagtccggatactctgaGAAtacgtccggatactccggatttttggtctcgagtcgcacacaggccagaccggtctgaccggtgctagcaGGGCTGAGAGGGTTCAATTAGGGTTAGTTGGCACAATTGGATAGAAATTAATTTGGTTGTtgattacttgtaatttttgcGGAGGTGGTTGCGGAACCCCCGGAGCCATTAGAGCAGGCccagcaggaggagaggcgtgagaaccagGCCCAGGGCCCAGTGGACCCAGGTGTTGAGCTGTAGACGTAAGGCAAGCCCCgttgcacatcctattatttgaaattatgacacctatatatgtatttattacttgtgcattacgtttcaggagttgattggaaccctagttgcatgatcacTAGATTTtcctgagttatactagcatgtataggacgatagaaatgctatgcttaatagttctcgatagaagtcgagtgacttcttgcactcgcgagatataggatatttagaagtcgagtaatttccggttactcgcgagatataggttataTGCTTATCTACAGTACCTGAGTTGTTGAAATTGACATGGAAAtatgagaccggacggggaatgaCGATGATGTATATGTATGGCAGCAAGACAGTGTTCCTGGGTTTCTTAGCCCCGTCCGAGTCGATGATCTGGGGAACTAGAGCAGTCCAGAGAGAACTACACAGAGGACcctaccgttgttggccctgctgatcatgtttgaattatactaactgcatgccgggagtaggaggtagtcgaaaccggtaagcctagtactgcctcgcttcgaaagtacagaactgcatCACCTCTCCTTAGGgagagtcgagtagtcgcggagaaacgggatgcatatgtttacttttggtggtctcacgttgagctcggctgactatatgaaggtggggtggttctgtagttcaaggcggggaggggaagggttggtgcgtatggtccgacggggcatacgtgtgccgtgttggttaggtccaccttgcaaggttaaatcgaatcgattcgccgtcagtcgctctcggatatgagcaccttgattaCTGCATCGCATCGTAGTGTTATGACGAGATGATGAGTATATTTATATACATATGATGATGAACACCTTGAATTATTGTTGATTGcaccaccatgtttgctatagttgattcatgcaaatattagaatagagttaatttgtatagaatctagggctaaaatactgaaagtaagaaATTAGTTTagtcgcttttctgcaaaataaccaccagccaaaagccttgcatgtctagatatgtgggctaagttatacccattggtcgggtaagtcttgctgagtattagttgctcagggtttgttgctacCCAAATTATTTCAGGAGCCCAAGAcgttgacttctgcccctgtgTGCTAAGTTCATCTGCCGCAGTGCAGAGGGGTGGAAGGTGGATGAGCAAGACCCCCTGGACTAGGGCGTTGGCGGGCTGCACGCTTGCGGGCTGAGCGTGCAGCCTCTCTGTTTTGTTGCGACTGGTctgatggaccggtctgaccggtagtcctcggccggtctgaccggtagtcctcggccggtctgaccggtggtgttaGGCTGTGAGTGGGCAGCAGTGTAGTGTAGTCGTTGTTTGGATGCAAATTCTAGTTGATAGTTGTAACACTTGTAATTTATGTTGGTATTTGAACCAAGTTTGTAAAACTATTGTAATTGAACTCTTTTGTAAAAGTGATGGTTATTTCTATTATTGTCGCgttgttgtatttt
This sequence is a window from Panicum virgatum strain AP13 chromosome 7K, P.virgatum_v5, whole genome shotgun sequence. Protein-coding genes within it:
- the LOC120642072 gene encoding 5-methyltetrahydropteroyltriglutamate--homocysteine methyltransferase 1-like isoform X2, producing the protein MTKWFDTNYHFIVPELGPSTKFSYASHKAVSEYKEAKLGIDTAPVLIGPVSYLLLSKPAKGVEKSFSLLSLLGSILPIYKEVVIELKAAGASWIQFDEPTLVKDLDAHELAAFASAYAELELALSGLNVLIETYFADIPAESYKTLTSLSGVTAYGFDLIRGAKTLDLIRSSFPSGKYLFAGVVDGRNIWADDLAASLSTLQSLEAVAGKDKLVVSTSCSLMHTAVDLVNEAKLDDEIKSWLAFAAQKVVEVNALAKALAGQKDEAYFAANVAALASRKSSPRVTNEEVQKVVAALKGSDHRRATNVSARLDAQQKKLNLAVLPTTTIGSFPQTMELRRVRREYKAKKISEEEYVSAIKEEISKVVKIQEELDIDVLVHGEPERNDMVEYFGEQLSGFAFTDNGWVQSYGSRCVKPPIIYGDVGRPNPMTVFWSKMAQSMTSRPMKGMLTGPATILNWSFVRNDQPRFETCYQIALAIKKEVEDLEAAGIQVIQIDEAALREGLPLRKSEHAFYLDWAVHSFRITNCGVQDTTQIHTHMCYSNFNDIIHSIIDMDADVITIENSRSDEKLLSVFHEGVKYGAGIGPGVYDIHSPRIPTTEEIADRINKMLAVLDTNILWVNPDCGLKTRKYTEVKPALTNMVSATKLIRTQLASAK
- the LOC120642072 gene encoding 5-methyltetrahydropteroyltriglutamate--homocysteine methyltransferase 1-like isoform X1 — protein: MTKWFDTNYHFIVPELGPSTKFSYASHKAVSEYKEAKVLGIDTAPVLIGPVSYLLLSKPAKGVEKSFSLLSLLGSILPIYKEVVIELKAAGASWIQFDEPTLVKDLDAHELAAFASAYAELELALSGLNVLIETYFADIPAESYKTLTSLSGVTAYGFDLIRGAKTLDLIRSSFPSGKYLFAGVVDGRNIWADDLAASLSTLQSLEAVAGKDKLVVSTSCSLMHTAVDLVNEAKLDDEIKSWLAFAAQKVVEVNALAKALAGQKDEAYFAANVAALASRKSSPRVTNEEVQKVVAALKGSDHRRATNVSARLDAQQKKLNLAVLPTTTIGSFPQTMELRRVRREYKAKKISEEEYVSAIKEEISKVVKIQEELDIDVLVHGEPERNDMVEYFGEQLSGFAFTDNGWVQSYGSRCVKPPIIYGDVGRPNPMTVFWSKMAQSMTSRPMKGMLTGPATILNWSFVRNDQPRFETCYQIALAIKKEVEDLEAAGIQVIQIDEAALREGLPLRKSEHAFYLDWAVHSFRITNCGVQDTTQIHTHMCYSNFNDIIHSIIDMDADVITIENSRSDEKLLSVFHEGVKYGAGIGPGVYDIHSPRIPTTEEIADRINKMLAVLDTNILWVNPDCGLKTRKYTEVKPALTNMVSATKLIRTQLASAK
- the LOC120642072 gene encoding 5-methyltetrahydropteroyltriglutamate--homocysteine methyltransferase 1-like isoform X4; this translates as MTKCHFIVPELGPSTKFSYASHKAVSEYKEAKLGIDTAPVLIGPVSYLLLSKPAKGVEKSFSLLSLLGSILPIYKEVVIELKAAGASWIQFDEPTLVKDLDAHELAAFASAYAELELALSGLNVLIETYFADIPAESYKTLTSLSGVTAYGFDLIRGAKTLDLIRSSFPSGKYLFAGVVDGRNIWADDLAASLSTLQSLEAVAGKDKLVVSTSCSLMHTAVDLVNEAKLDDEIKSWLAFAAQKVVEVNALAKALAGQKDEAYFAANVAALASRKSSPRVTNEEVQKVVAALKGSDHRRATNVSARLDAQQKKLNLAVLPTTTIGSFPQTMELRRVRREYKAKKISEEEYVSAIKEEISKVVKIQEELDIDVLVHGEPERNDMVEYFGEQLSGFAFTDNGWVQSYGSRCVKPPIIYGDVGRPNPMTVFWSKMAQSMTSRPMKGMLTGPATILNWSFVRNDQPRFETCYQIALAIKKEVEDLEAAGIQVIQIDEAALREGLPLRKSEHAFYLDWAVHSFRITNCGVQDTTQIHTHMCYSNFNDIIHSIIDMDADVITIENSRSDEKLLSVFHEGVKYGAGIGPGVYDIHSPRIPTTEEIADRINKMLAVLDTNILWVNPDCGLKTRKYTEVKPALTNMVSATKLIRTQLASAK
- the LOC120642072 gene encoding 5-methyltetrahydropteroyltriglutamate--homocysteine methyltransferase 1-like isoform X3, whose translation is MTKCHFIVPELGPSTKFSYASHKAVSEYKEAKVLGIDTAPVLIGPVSYLLLSKPAKGVEKSFSLLSLLGSILPIYKEVVIELKAAGASWIQFDEPTLVKDLDAHELAAFASAYAELELALSGLNVLIETYFADIPAESYKTLTSLSGVTAYGFDLIRGAKTLDLIRSSFPSGKYLFAGVVDGRNIWADDLAASLSTLQSLEAVAGKDKLVVSTSCSLMHTAVDLVNEAKLDDEIKSWLAFAAQKVVEVNALAKALAGQKDEAYFAANVAALASRKSSPRVTNEEVQKVVAALKGSDHRRATNVSARLDAQQKKLNLAVLPTTTIGSFPQTMELRRVRREYKAKKISEEEYVSAIKEEISKVVKIQEELDIDVLVHGEPERNDMVEYFGEQLSGFAFTDNGWVQSYGSRCVKPPIIYGDVGRPNPMTVFWSKMAQSMTSRPMKGMLTGPATILNWSFVRNDQPRFETCYQIALAIKKEVEDLEAAGIQVIQIDEAALREGLPLRKSEHAFYLDWAVHSFRITNCGVQDTTQIHTHMCYSNFNDIIHSIIDMDADVITIENSRSDEKLLSVFHEGVKYGAGIGPGVYDIHSPRIPTTEEIADRINKMLAVLDTNILWVNPDCGLKTRKYTEVKPALTNMVSATKLIRTQLASAK
- the LOC120643155 gene encoding indole-3-acetic acid-induced protein ARG7-like, with amino-acid sequence MCRVAITIPSLVCLRRAVRRWRSRSRTAAARAASSRSGKNNGDATVPAGHVAVCVGGTGGGEGEGSTGPRRFVVRLAHLTHPAFLELLRQAEEEYGFPAASGPIALPCDEDHFLDVLHRVSSASPASSCCCGPAVSRRGRGDARPLLQGMAVEKLVW